One genomic segment of uncultured Desulfobacter sp. includes these proteins:
- the fliS gene encoding flagellar export chaperone FliS encodes MVYNALSSYQKIQINSEINPQKLILMLYEGAIKRIHFAREGVINKDPKQRGENLSKAIAIISELNASLRNIEDEQVSFLRGLFLAMMQELCKVSVTNDIATLDRATKYLMELKRIWQTSVMVHGNTVENTNAETAQKKEVSPMSYSGYEKHGQKTSIAI; translated from the coding sequence ATGGTATACAATGCCCTTAGTTCCTATCAGAAAATTCAGATTAACAGTGAAATCAACCCACAAAAATTGATCCTCATGCTTTATGAAGGCGCCATTAAACGTATTCACTTTGCCCGGGAAGGCGTCATAAACAAAGATCCCAAGCAAAGAGGCGAGAATCTGAGCAAAGCCATTGCCATTATCTCCGAGCTCAACGCATCCCTTCGTAATATTGAAGATGAACAAGTTTCTTTTCTAAGAGGTCTTTTTTTAGCCATGATGCAGGAACTTTGTAAGGTTTCTGTCACAAACGACATTGCAACCCTGGACCGGGCAACCAAATACCTGATGGAACTTAAACGAATATGGCAAACCAGTGTGATGGTGCACGGAAATACTGTCGAAAATACCAATGCTGAGACCGCACAAAAAAAAGAAGTGTCGCCCATGAGCTATTCAGGGTATGAAAAACATGGTCAAAAAACAAGTATTGCCATTTAA